The following proteins are co-located in the Bacteroidales bacterium genome:
- a CDS encoding iron hydrogenase small subunit yields MINLTINDQKVAVQEGTTVLAAAKKLKINIPTLCNHDDLCVAGNCRVCVVEQKGARTLVASCATPVSEGMDIHTNTLKVRNARKHIVELLLSEHRADCTKCYKNQNCELQTLANEFAFGDHILLDLVEDHNYTIDRSSPSFIKDDSKCIRCQRCVRTCTELQSVSAIAVANKGAHQKISSFHDKPMSHVVCTNCGQCVNRCPTGALVEKTYIDQVWDAIYDPEKHVVVQTAPAVRVALGEDLGYDPGERVTGKMVNALKQLGFDSVLDTDFSADLTIMEEGTELLVRLKKALVDGDKKVSLPMFTSCSPGWIKFIEHKYPEFLPNLSTCKSPQQMFGALAKTYYAKKRSLDPSKIVSVSIMPCTAKKFEADRPEMRASGYKDVDYVLTTRELAVMIKQAGIDFRNLDEAKYDSIMGDSTGAAVIFGATGGVMEAALRTAYEIVTGREVPFEKLNITPVRGMEGVKEASVKIEGCLDSWKFLEGVELKVAIGHGLVNANKIMKLTREGKAPYHFVEIMGCPGGCIGGGGQPIPTSLAIRTKRMKAIYSEDEHMVLRKSHLNPDVIAIYKEFLDQPNSHKSHELLHTHYVERDNY; encoded by the coding sequence ATGATAAACTTAACTATAAATGACCAGAAAGTAGCAGTGCAGGAGGGGACTACTGTGCTTGCTGCAGCCAAGAAACTGAAAATCAACATCCCCACCTTATGTAATCATGATGACTTGTGTGTTGCCGGAAACTGCCGTGTATGCGTTGTTGAACAGAAAGGTGCAAGAACGCTTGTTGCATCATGTGCAACCCCTGTTTCAGAGGGTATGGATATTCATACCAATACACTTAAGGTTAGAAATGCTCGCAAGCATATTGTGGAATTGCTTCTTTCAGAACACAGGGCAGACTGCACAAAATGTTACAAGAACCAGAACTGCGAGCTTCAGACACTGGCAAATGAATTTGCATTCGGAGACCATATTTTGCTCGATCTGGTTGAAGATCATAATTATACTATCGACAGATCCTCCCCGTCGTTCATTAAGGATGACAGTAAATGTATCAGATGCCAGCGCTGCGTAAGAACATGTACAGAACTGCAGTCTGTATCTGCAATTGCAGTGGCAAACAAGGGTGCTCATCAGAAAATCTCATCTTTCCACGATAAACCAATGAGCCATGTTGTTTGTACAAACTGCGGCCAGTGTGTTAACCGCTGCCCCACAGGTGCTCTTGTTGAAAAAACATATATCGATCAGGTTTGGGATGCAATTTATGACCCAGAGAAACATGTTGTAGTTCAGACAGCTCCTGCGGTAAGAGTTGCCCTTGGCGAAGACCTTGGTTATGACCCGGGTGAAAGAGTGACCGGAAAAATGGTCAATGCCCTTAAACAGCTTGGTTTTGACTCTGTTCTTGATACAGATTTCAGTGCCGACCTTACTATAATGGAAGAGGGAACGGAACTGCTTGTCAGACTCAAAAAAGCTCTTGTTGACGGAGATAAGAAAGTATCGCTCCCGATGTTCACATCATGTTCGCCGGGTTGGATTAAATTCATTGAACATAAATACCCTGAATTCCTTCCAAACCTTTCAACATGTAAATCTCCGCAGCAGATGTTCGGGGCACTTGCAAAAACTTACTATGCAAAGAAAAGAAGTCTCGATCCTTCTAAAATAGTTTCTGTTTCAATTATGCCATGTACAGCCAAGAAATTTGAAGCTGACAGACCCGAGATGCGCGCCAGCGGTTACAAGGATGTTGATTATGTACTTACAACAAGAGAACTTGCTGTGATGATAAAGCAGGCCGGAATTGATTTCAGAAATCTTGATGAAGCCAAGTATGACTCAATTATGGGCGATTCAACCGGAGCTGCTGTCATTTTCGGTGCAACGGGTGGTGTTATGGAGGCTGCTTTACGTACAGCCTATGAAATTGTTACTGGTCGTGAGGTTCCATTCGAAAAACTTAATATCACTCCTGTAAGAGGTATGGAAGGAGTTAAAGAGGCATCAGTAAAAATTGAAGGATGTCTTGATTCCTGGAAATTCCTGGAAGGTGTTGAACTTAAAGTGGCTATCGGACACGGACTTGTAAATGCTAATAAAATAATGAAACTGACAAGGGAAGGCAAAGCTCCTTATCATTTTGTTGAGATAATGGGGTGCCCCGGTGGCTGCATCGGCGGCGGCGGACAACCAATTCCCACAAGTCTTGCTATCAGAACCAAACGTATGAAAGCAATCTACTCTGAAGATGAGCATATGGTGTTGAGGAAATCACATCTGAATCCCGATGTGATTGCTATCTATAAAGAATTCCTCGATCAGCCTAACAGCCATAAATCGCATGAACTCCTTCACACGCACTATGTAGAGCGTGATAATTACTAA
- a CDS encoding NADH-quinone oxidoreductase subunit E produces MENKGLNKVDLIFEKIDNREVLNKAFKMSREEIIQEVLESGLKGRGGAGFPTGLKWKYTAAEKSPDKYVVCNADEGEPGTFKDREILERVSNKVHGGMVIAGKAIGAKKGIVYLRGEYRYLLPKLMIELEAFHKMIREIGFDFSIEYRMGSGAYICGEESALFESIEGKRGEPRNKPPYPTVSGVFEKPTSINNVETLVTAMMIVNHGSKNFTQYGTKDSRGSKVFSISGDTPTPGIFELELGMTVLQFVNEFGDGDTKAVQVGGASGFCVPRKKFAETIIGFEGVPTGGSMKLFNSSRSMYNVLHNYLDFFAEESCGQCTPCRVGCQQLLKGVEKVKKGEAKSTYLTELMKLADTMKIAAKCGLGQSVGNAFKSIVGNFKEEIIY; encoded by the coding sequence ATGGAAAACAAAGGATTAAATAAGGTTGACCTCATATTTGAGAAAATAGACAACCGTGAAGTGCTTAATAAAGCATTCAAAATGAGCAGAGAAGAGATTATCCAGGAGGTACTCGAATCAGGATTGAAAGGACGTGGCGGTGCCGGATTCCCAACCGGTCTGAAATGGAAATATACTGCAGCCGAGAAGAGTCCCGATAAATATGTTGTATGTAACGCGGACGAAGGTGAACCCGGAACATTTAAAGACCGTGAGATCCTTGAGAGAGTATCAAATAAAGTACACGGCGGTATGGTAATCGCCGGTAAAGCTATTGGTGCAAAAAAAGGTATTGTATACCTCAGAGGCGAATATAGATACCTGTTGCCCAAACTTATGATTGAGCTTGAAGCTTTTCATAAAATGATCAGAGAGATTGGATTCGATTTTTCCATCGAATACAGAATGGGCAGCGGAGCATATATATGTGGTGAAGAGAGCGCTCTTTTCGAGTCAATAGAGGGAAAGAGGGGAGAACCAAGAAATAAACCTCCCTATCCTACAGTATCAGGTGTATTCGAAAAACCAACTTCTATAAATAATGTTGAAACTCTCGTAACTGCCATGATGATTGTTAATCATGGTTCTAAAAACTTCACTCAATACGGAACTAAAGATTCAAGAGGTTCAAAAGTGTTCTCAATATCCGGAGACACTCCAACCCCGGGGATTTTTGAGCTGGAGCTTGGAATGACTGTTCTGCAGTTTGTTAACGAGTTTGGCGACGGCGATACAAAAGCTGTTCAGGTTGGTGGAGCATCAGGATTCTGTGTTCCAAGGAAGAAATTTGCTGAGACGATTATCGGTTTCGAAGGTGTTCCTACCGGCGGATCTATGAAATTATTCAACAGCTCAAGATCAATGTATAATGTCCTTCATAACTACCTCGACTTCTTTGCCGAAGAATCATGCGGACAGTGTACCCCATGCCGCGTAGGCTGCCAGCAGCTGCTGAAAGGTGTGGAGAAAGTAAAGAAAGGTGAAGCAAAATCAACATACCTCACTGAACTGATGAAACTGGCTGATACAATGAAGATTGCTGCAAAATGTGGTCTTGGACAGTCCGTAGGAAATGCATTTAAATCAATAGTTGGCAACTTCAAGGAGGAGATCATCTATTAA
- a CDS encoding NAD(P)H-dependent oxidoreductase subunit E produces MYQVGNLVKELSDKHGRERESLMPILQGIVQKHNYLTDEAMVEVARELDISAAEVYGTASFYTFLDTQLKGKYVIRVCKTITCSMKGKGDIIHTLEDMLKIKVGETTADNQFSLVETNCIGWCHKAPAILINEMPYTELTPEKVTEIIKDYMQK; encoded by the coding sequence ATGTATCAAGTAGGAAATCTAGTTAAGGAATTGTCCGACAAACACGGTCGCGAGCGGGAGAGCCTTATGCCAATTCTTCAGGGTATTGTGCAGAAACACAACTACCTCACAGATGAAGCTATGGTTGAAGTTGCCAGGGAGCTCGATATCTCAGCTGCTGAGGTTTACGGGACAGCTTCTTTTTACACCTTTCTCGACACTCAGCTGAAAGGAAAATATGTAATAAGGGTATGTAAAACAATTACATGCTCAATGAAGGGTAAGGGGGATATTATTCACACTCTTGAGGATATGCTTAAGATAAAAGTGGGTGAGACTACTGCTGACAATCAATTTAGTCTTGTTGAAACAAACTGTATAGGATGGTGCCATAAAGCCCCGGCTATTCTGATTAATGAGATGCCTTACACAGAGCTTACCCCTGAAAAAGTGACTGAGATTATTAAAGATTATATGCAAAAATAA
- a CDS encoding flavodoxin family protein gives MKVLGINCSPRKGGNTELLIKQVFKSLEKEGIKTELFQIGGKKVSGCVACMKCKKKGDAKCHQKNDVINECMKKMLKADAIIIGSPVYNADITADAKALLEVASYAFRASGSPLKHKVGAAVIAVRRAGAVHSFDSINHFFLINEMIVPGSSYWNIGIGREKGEVLKDEEGMKTMKDLGENMAWLLKKLK, from the coding sequence ATGAAAGTACTAGGAATTAACTGCAGCCCGAGAAAGGGCGGCAACACAGAACTTCTTATAAAACAAGTCTTTAAATCTCTTGAAAAGGAAGGTATAAAGACAGAATTATTTCAGATCGGTGGTAAAAAAGTGAGCGGTTGTGTGGCGTGTATGAAGTGTAAAAAGAAGGGTGATGCAAAGTGCCATCAGAAAAATGATGTCATAAATGAATGCATGAAAAAAATGCTGAAGGCAGATGCAATAATTATCGGTTCGCCTGTTTACAACGCTGATATCACGGCAGATGCAAAAGCACTTTTAGAAGTTGCGAGCTATGCATTCAGGGCTTCAGGAAGCCCCCTTAAGCATAAAGTCGGAGCTGCTGTTATAGCTGTACGGCGTGCCGGTGCCGTTCATTCATTTGACAGTATCAACCATTTCTTTCTCATAAATGAAATGATAGTACCCGGTTCATCATACTGGAATATAGGAATTGGCAGGGAAAAAGGAGAAGTGCTGAAAGACGAAGAGGGAATGAAGACAATGAAGGATCTGGGCGAGAATATGGCATGGCTCCTCAAGAAGCTGAAATAG